The following are from one region of the Candidatus Amarolinea dominans genome:
- the grpE gene encoding nucleotide exchange factor GrpE, translated as MSLNSQNSDTDSSAPPSLTQGYWVRLTNQIDRLQASVDDILAVTEASEGQVEALLSHLTDPGRGQALEERLADLLAGQETGQEQWQALAGRLNDLGQTVAKLNRTQFKSNALAEMKDQQVTTALGALQDVAARRQSAQEARTLHAQDRTAALRLEARGEFAADLLPALDGLEMALESGRALLARRRRQEAEATRLAQAQSVSSEPPPAAPNRWQRLAWALWGRGLPPGLFVTRAAPPPPVQDELTDAFEAWLQGLEIVRMRFLGLLATADIQPMQAAGQLFDPHLHLAMTTDSRAGVPDGAVVAVLREGYRQRGRVLRYAEVSVNQAADAHSAPATDSTISDTRPAPRGDHLQQDAPLEGNER; from the coding sequence ATGAGCCTGAACTCCCAAAACAGTGATACCGACTCCTCTGCCCCGCCGTCGTTGACGCAGGGCTATTGGGTTCGGCTGACCAACCAGATAGATCGTTTGCAAGCCAGCGTGGATGACATTCTGGCGGTGACCGAGGCCAGCGAGGGCCAGGTCGAGGCATTGCTGAGCCACCTGACCGATCCGGGCAGGGGCCAGGCGCTGGAGGAGCGGCTGGCCGATCTGCTTGCCGGGCAAGAGACGGGGCAAGAACAATGGCAGGCGCTCGCCGGCAGATTGAACGACCTGGGGCAGACGGTGGCGAAGCTGAACCGCACTCAGTTCAAGTCCAACGCCCTGGCCGAGATGAAGGATCAGCAGGTGACGACTGCGCTGGGCGCCTTGCAGGATGTCGCTGCCCGGCGTCAGAGTGCGCAAGAAGCCCGGACACTGCACGCACAGGATCGCACGGCCGCGCTGCGCCTGGAAGCGCGCGGTGAGTTTGCCGCCGATCTGCTGCCGGCGCTGGATGGCCTGGAGATGGCGCTGGAGAGCGGCCGAGCCTTGCTCGCGCGCCGTCGCAGGCAGGAGGCCGAGGCGACGCGACTGGCGCAGGCGCAAAGCGTCTCTTCCGAGCCGCCGCCCGCTGCGCCCAACCGGTGGCAGCGATTGGCGTGGGCGCTGTGGGGCCGCGGGCTGCCCCCTGGATTGTTCGTGACCCGCGCCGCGCCGCCGCCCCCTGTGCAGGATGAATTGACCGATGCGTTCGAGGCCTGGCTGCAAGGGCTGGAAATAGTGCGCATGCGTTTCCTGGGGCTGCTGGCAACCGCCGACATTCAGCCGATGCAGGCGGCGGGACAGCTCTTCGACCCGCACCTGCACCTGGCGATGACGACCGACTCCCGCGCCGGCGTGCCGGACGGGGCGGTGGTCGCGGTCCTGCGCGAGGGGTATCGCCAGCGCGGGCGTGTGCTCCGCTACGCCGAAGTGTCCGTCAACCAGGCGGCCGATGCGCATTCGGCCCCAGCCACAGATAGTACGATCAGCGACACGCGTCCTGCGCCGCGGGGGGATCATCTGCAGCAGGATGCCCCATTGGAGGGGAACGAACGATGA
- a CDS encoding DnaJ domain-containing protein: MASMTVSKPPRDPYAILGLDRTSDEAAIKRAYFRLVREHPPERDPEKFQELRAAYDQVRTAEARSQTDLFLLQPPPLLPRRRKPSYSLDVNPTDIITLALELGLAGLSIQEDFHEPELPKQ; encoded by the coding sequence ATGGCTTCCATGACCGTTTCCAAACCACCCCGAGATCCCTACGCCATACTCGGCCTTGACCGCACCAGCGATGAAGCGGCCATCAAGCGCGCCTATTTCCGATTGGTGCGTGAGCATCCGCCCGAGCGCGATCCGGAGAAGTTCCAGGAACTGCGCGCGGCCTACGACCAGGTGCGCACGGCCGAGGCCCGCTCGCAGACCGACCTGTTTCTCTTGCAGCCTCCGCCGCTCCTGCCCCGACGGCGCAAGCCGTCGTATAGCCTTGACGTCAATCCGACTGACATCATCACGTTGGCCCTGGAACTGGGGTTGGCCGGGTTGTCAATCCAAGAGGATTTCCATGAGCCTGAACTCCCAAAACAGTGA
- a CDS encoding tetratricopeptide repeat protein, whose protein sequence is MSKKHRKPIAPSAGRPAPAGRPAPPGPVGILQEAVRHLRRGDLALVQERVERVLKLGPDPKLASVAREILAEAHFRAAMASADPNKRLANLDAALQQTPAAAKLHFHRGLTLWQNGHLAEALIELDATATREPGRRGLAYLRALARIATEQSWDSAGLTAAEANTLRLVHRLAQRKPLTGSVMIEEPLLGKGAGLWQALVAMRQNPTAAPLDQLKVAAEQNTRKPVGRILTYYQGVAALRAGDRDTALTAWSHAHSAGWASPELAENLTALLREDVIGLAQENHWQDMINRLPDPGADRIVAETASLAYFHLGYEAAQAGQWPLAAQHWRKANELNPNRYLSQNLALAEEASENWVNAAEAWRDMVRRRPRKEDHPDYLTDVQVAALWSHAAECYGHTNLTGEIEPCLRNALKYAAGDTALRLRLADFLLRDERGDAAEGQLREITAADPQHVEALVRLGRLYEGWWDRDPMPIWQQVLAINPTHLEAREALVDDYIKMVNDQAPFSASRFSMKHPGKSKIETLEIGLGELPNHPKLLMALGATHARQQHTQQAREYLLQAYQIAPQDVAVVNFVMHELLHVGGGDAVEQMIPVVRQIPRLLPVFWFDQAKMALQCKLGEQWADIFFQEAVKYSADPGLDDSRAGLLVEAYEVAHQENASGLCAVLEKRIREEVPTSGALSYIEAYRLHFEKGDVHGAARLMREAIKTARRVNDRGILRRAEMIESLLKGMPHRFDWERIMADLLPPDFM, encoded by the coding sequence GTGTCGAAAAAACACCGCAAGCCAATTGCCCCGTCAGCGGGGCGACCTGCACCGGCTGGGCGACCCGCACCGCCTGGGCCGGTCGGCATACTCCAGGAAGCAGTGCGTCACCTGCGGCGAGGCGACCTTGCGCTGGTGCAGGAGCGGGTCGAGCGCGTCCTGAAGCTCGGACCCGATCCCAAGCTGGCGTCCGTGGCGCGTGAGATATTGGCCGAAGCCCACTTTCGCGCGGCCATGGCCAGTGCTGATCCGAATAAGCGCCTGGCCAACCTGGACGCCGCATTGCAGCAAACGCCTGCTGCCGCGAAGCTGCACTTTCATCGTGGCCTCACGCTGTGGCAGAACGGGCATCTCGCTGAGGCGTTGATCGAGCTGGATGCCACGGCGACTCGCGAGCCAGGCCGGCGAGGACTGGCCTATCTACGGGCGCTGGCGCGCATCGCAACCGAACAATCGTGGGATAGCGCTGGGCTGACCGCGGCGGAAGCCAACACGCTGCGCCTCGTACACAGGCTGGCGCAGCGCAAACCCCTCACGGGATCGGTGATGATCGAGGAACCTTTGCTCGGCAAGGGGGCGGGGCTGTGGCAGGCGCTGGTTGCTATGCGGCAGAACCCGACGGCAGCACCGCTGGACCAGCTCAAGGTGGCGGCCGAACAAAACACGCGCAAACCGGTCGGGCGGATCCTGACTTACTACCAGGGCGTGGCCGCGCTGCGCGCAGGCGACCGCGACACGGCCCTCACGGCTTGGTCTCATGCCCACAGCGCCGGGTGGGCAAGTCCCGAGCTCGCTGAGAACCTGACCGCACTGCTGCGGGAAGACGTGATTGGCCTGGCCCAGGAAAATCACTGGCAGGACATGATCAACCGCCTGCCTGACCCCGGCGCCGATCGGATCGTGGCCGAAACCGCCAGCCTGGCCTACTTTCACCTGGGCTATGAGGCGGCCCAGGCGGGCCAGTGGCCCCTCGCGGCACAACACTGGCGCAAGGCCAACGAGTTGAATCCCAATCGTTACCTGTCTCAGAACCTTGCCCTGGCCGAAGAGGCGTCGGAGAACTGGGTCAATGCGGCCGAGGCCTGGCGCGATATGGTGCGCCGCCGGCCGCGCAAGGAAGACCATCCCGATTACCTCACCGACGTCCAGGTGGCCGCGCTCTGGAGCCATGCGGCTGAGTGCTATGGGCACACCAATCTGACGGGCGAAATCGAACCCTGTCTGCGCAATGCGCTCAAATACGCAGCGGGCGACACCGCGCTGCGCCTGCGCCTGGCCGATTTTTTGTTGCGCGACGAGCGCGGCGACGCGGCTGAGGGCCAGCTCCGGGAAATCACGGCGGCGGACCCACAGCATGTCGAGGCGTTGGTGCGCCTGGGCCGGCTCTACGAGGGGTGGTGGGATCGCGACCCGATGCCCATCTGGCAGCAGGTGCTGGCGATCAACCCGACGCACCTCGAAGCCCGCGAGGCGTTGGTTGACGACTACATCAAGATGGTCAACGATCAGGCGCCGTTTTCCGCCTCCCGTTTTTCTATGAAGCATCCCGGCAAGAGCAAAATCGAAACGCTGGAGATTGGCCTGGGAGAGCTGCCCAACCATCCCAAGCTGCTGATGGCGCTTGGCGCCACTCATGCGAGACAGCAGCACACCCAACAGGCACGCGAGTATCTGCTGCAGGCGTACCAGATCGCACCCCAGGACGTGGCAGTTGTCAACTTCGTCATGCATGAGTTGTTGCACGTGGGTGGCGGCGACGCGGTGGAGCAGATGATCCCTGTTGTCCGCCAAATCCCGCGTTTGTTGCCGGTTTTCTGGTTCGATCAGGCGAAAATGGCCTTGCAGTGCAAGCTCGGCGAGCAGTGGGCGGATATTTTCTTCCAGGAAGCTGTGAAGTACAGCGCCGATCCTGGGCTGGACGATAGCCGCGCCGGTTTGTTGGTCGAGGCTTACGAGGTGGCCCACCAGGAAAACGCCAGCGGTCTGTGCGCTGTGCTGGAAAAGCGCATTCGGGAGGAAGTTCCGACCAGCGGCGCCCTGTCATACATCGAAGCATACCGACTGCACTTTGAAAAAGGCGATGTGCATGGCGCGGCGCGGCTCATGCGTGAGGCCATCAAGACGGCGCGACGGGTCAACGACAGGGGTATTCTGCGCCGGGCCGAGATGATCGAATCGCTGCTCAAGGGCATGCCACACCGGTTTGACTGGGAGCGCATCATGGCCGATCTGCTCCCGCCCGATTTTATGTAA